One Aegilops tauschii subsp. strangulata cultivar AL8/78 chromosome 7, Aet v6.0, whole genome shotgun sequence genomic window carries:
- the LOC109770904 gene encoding large ribosomal subunit protein bL19c, whose product MQSLARTVCRAGTRGNPLKLMDCAAPRVEQSFAEPLRSCSWIRQIVSPIIPRDGVQAYGFCTRALAARGFSTVGTAEVSVEDEDSSSPMVEHPPRIKFKRPDKTARHIMNILNKEAVDKVRTERTIPDVQPGCIVQMRVQVPENKRRESTLKGIVIARRNAGIATTFRLRRLVAGVGVESVFPLYSPNIKEIKILDRKKVRRAKLYYLRDRMNALKK is encoded by the exons ATGCAGTCTTTGGCGCGGACAGTCTGTCGAGCCGGAACCCGTGGCAATCCTCTGAAGCTCATGGATTGCGCAGCTCCTAGGGTTGAACAGTCCTTCGCGGAACCCCTGAGGTCTTGCAGCTGGATTCGTCAAATTGTG AGTCCGATCATTCCACGCGACGGTGTTCAGGCATATGGTTTCTGCACGAGGGCTTTGGCGGCGAGGGGGTTCTCGACAGTGGGGACTGCCGAGGTTTCTGTTGAGGATGAAGATTCCAGCTCTCCCATGGTTGAGCACCCGCCGCGCATTAAGTTCAAGAGGCCTGACAAGACGGCTAGGCACATTATGAAT ATCTTGAACAAAGAGGCAGTCGACAAAGTTCGCACAGAGAGGACCATTCCTGATGTACAGCCTGGATGTATTGTTCAAATGAGAGTG CAAGTTCCTGAGAACAAGCGACGTGAGTCTACATTGAAAGGCATCGTCATAGCAAGGCGCAATGCTGGGATCGCTACGACTTTCAGATTGCGTAGATTAGTAGCTGGCGTTGGTGTTGAGTCTGTCTTTCCACT GTACTCGCCAAACATCAAAGAAATCAAGATCTTAGACAGGAAGAAAGTCAGGAGAGCAAAGCTGTATTACCTGAGGGACAGAATGAATGCACTGAAGAAATGA
- the LOC109770903 gene encoding protein FAR1-RELATED SEQUENCE 5 — MEFSSSEDHELVEDFMDVEDDTGTADVDQPTGVMTPHIHCIDPSEGSMSTAGNELLPAADELGKNAEPYLGMEFVSDAAARAFYNAYALGLGFGIRVARSRSERRKGSEVLVMKRFVCMKEGHHKKKDVDSSNKKKRKRLSIRDGCPAMMEVVRRGPEKWVITKLVLEHTHVIVSPDKVREVQLLRLSGKEHADQLQQVRRNVFGDTGASGLFTYLMKRQSDNSGFFYNVQVDSGNCLRNAVWVDARSKMSYKYFGDAVYFDTTYTQNENMLPFAAFTGMNHHGDCVVFGCALILDKTESSYAWIFETWLTAMDKRLPFSFTTDEGKTMTEAVAKVFPQCFHRLCRWRILSKCKKKLSDVYMRVPELHNELKRCVNECDTMPVFDMFWGSILDKYGLRENTWLQSLFEARHKWVPAYLTSSFFAELSLTRRAETISGFYRNNFSTRAPLLSFITTFDQHIDRLYMNEAQKDLASFPPEQLLKTNSILEKQAASIYTRAAFEFFQTELIESLHHYAVKVQESPYEAKYYVERDGDPPTRHTVVYNVAEKKAWCDCCRFAFSAILCRHVLGVFILADIDMIPEPCITKRWTKKAKTGPVFVGRILEDENRHADSVTSRFSDLVCDAMRCGEKGALSEGSFKFAKEVLRKAYREIDKLTRAGPQQVGNR, encoded by the coding sequence ATGGAGTTCTCATCAAGTGAAGACCATGAACTTGTTGAAGATTTCATGGATGTTGAGGATGATACAGGCACCGCTGATGTTGATCAACCAACTGGTGTGATGACTCCCCATATTCATTGCATCGATCCTTCTGAGGGATCCATGTCGACTGCTGGAAACGAGCTGCTTCCAGCAGCTGATGAGCTGGGCAAAAATGCTGAACCATACTTGGGCATGGAATTTGTGTCTGATGCAGCTGCGCGTGCATTCTACAATGCGTATGCGCTAGGCCTTGGGTTTGGCATTCGTGTTGCCCGGTCCCGCAGTGAGAGGCGAAAAGGTTCTGAGGTACTCGTCATGAAGCGTTTTGTGTGCATGAAAGAGGGACATCACAAGAAGAAGGATGTTGACTCTAGCAACAAGAAAAAGAGGAAGCGCCTCTCTATACGGGACGGCTGCCCAGCAATGATGGAGGTGGTGAGGAGGGGCCCAGAAAAGTGGGTCATCACGAAGTTGGTGCTCGAGCACACTCATGTCATTGTTAGCCCAGACAAGGTGCGGGAGGTCCAGCTCCTTCGCCTCTCTGGGAAGGAGCATGCGGACCAATTACAGCAAGTCCGGAGGAATGTGTTTGGAGACACAGGTGCATCCGGTCTCTTCACCTACCTAATGAAAAGGCAGTCAGATAACTCTGGTTTCTTCTATAACGTACAGGTTGACAGTGGAAACTGTTTGAGGAATGCAGTTTGGGTTGATGCAAGATCTAAAATGTCATACAAGTACTTCGGAGATGCTGTTTACTTCGACACTACTTATACTCAAAACGAAAATATGTTGCCTTTTGCAGCTTTCACAGGCATGAATCACCATGGTGATTGTGTTGTTTTTGGTTGTGCGCTTATCTTGGATAAGACAGAATCTTCGTATGCTTGGATTTTTGAGACATGGCTGACAGCAATGGATAAGCGGCTGCCATTTTCATTTACAACAGATGAAGGCAAAACAATGACAGAGGCAGTTGCCAAAGTATTTCCTCAATGTTTCCATCGTCTTTGTAGATGGCGAATTCTTTCTAAATGCAAGAAGAAATTGTCTGATGTCTACATGAGAGTTCCTGAGCTCCATAACGAGTTAAAGAGATGTGTCAATGAGTGTGATACCATGCCTGTTTTTGACATGTTCTGGGGTTCTATTCTCGACAAGTATGGTCTGAGGGAGAACACTTGGTTGCAATCACTGTTTGAAGCAAGACATAAATGGGTTCCTGCATACCTAACAAGCTCCTTCTTTGCAGAATTGTCACTGACCCGTAGAGCAGAAACGATCAGTGGGTTTTATAGGAATAACTTCAGTACAAGAGCTCCCCTCCTTTCTTTTATCACTACATTTGATCAACACATAGACAGATTGTATATGAACGAAGCTCAGAAAGATCTTGCCTCctttcctcctgaacaactcctgaaaACCAATTCAATCTTGGAAAAACAAGCAGCGAGCATCTACACCAGGGCTGCATTTGAATTTTTCCAAACGGAGTTGATTGAATCGCTGCATCACTATGCTGTGAAGGTTCAGGAAAGCCCTTATGAAGCCAAGTACTATGTCGAAAGAGATGGCGATCCTCCTACCAGGCATACTGTTGTCTACAATGTTGCTGAGAAGAAGGCTTGGTGTGACTGCTGCAGGTTTGCTTTCTCTGCGATATTGTGCAGGCATGTCCTGGGAGTATTCATCTTGGCTGACATCGACATGATTCCGGAGCCATGCATTACGAAACGATGGACGAAAAAGGCAAAGACAGGGCCAGTGTTTGTTGGACGCATCCTTGAAGATGAAAACCGGCATGCAGATTCTGTGACTTCGAGGTTCAGTGATCTCGTTTGCGATGCGATGAGGTGTGGAGAGAAGGGAGCTCTATCAGAAGGCTCCTTCAAATTTGCAAAGGAAGTACTTCGCAAAGCCTATAGAGAAATTGATAAACTGACCAGGGCTGGTCCCCAGCAAGTTGGCAACAGATAG